The DNA segment CGCTGGAAAACGAGCGGCTGAGCTTTGTGACACGGGGAGAAGCGGGTCAGGTCACCGTGACGCTGGTGGCCCCCGGCGCGGGTCTGAAGGCCACCTCCTACCTCAAGGGGGGCGATGAGGCCAGCGCCGGACACAAGGCCGCCTTTCTGGCCGAGGGCGGACTGGTGCTGCTGTGCCTGCCCGCCGAACTGACCCCGCAGGTGAGCGTGGGCGAACGCGTCGTGGGCGTGCAGACGGTCATTGCCGCGAACGTCTGACCGTCAGATGGTTTGCCATTGACACCGCCACCCACGCGCTAGACTTCTGCGCTGGCCCGTTAGACTGGGGCTACAAGGAAGGAAAACGCCGTGCCCTCATCCAAAAACGCAACTGCCCAGAACAGTGACCGCCATCCGCCCGAGCGCCCTTCGCCCGAGCGGGTGGGTGAGCGTCTGGTGGCGGACCGCAAGGTGCGGGCGGTGGCGGGGGCGGGCAGTTACGACACCGAACTGGCCTGGGCGGGCAGCCAGCCCACCTTCGTGACTTTCGAGCGCGATCTGCTGTCCGCCCAGACCGAGATTCGCGCGGGCGTCAGCGTGGAGCGGTTTCCCTTCGAGAAGCTGGAGGCGTGGCGTGACTGGGATACGGCCCGCGCCGAGGCCCCGCTGGCCCTGCTCGCCACCAGCCGGGTGCTGTATGACCCCACCGGTAATTACGGGCGCATCCAGCGGACGCTGTGGAACCTGAGTGCGTCCCAGCGGGCCGCCTACCGCGCCGAACTGCTAAATCTGGCCGCCGAGGGATTGACCGCCGCCCGCGCCGCCCACACCGGGCCGGGCCACGGCGTACAGGAGCAACTGCTAGCCCTGGCCGACGCCCGCGAGATCGCCCTGAACCTGCTGTATCCGGCCTTGCTGACCCACATTCACCAGTGGCCCGAATTCGAGGTCCGGCTGCCCCACGCGTGGCGGGCGGCGGCGGGCCTGCGCTTTCCCAAGGCCATTTACCGCCTGGAACAGCTCTACGCCTTCGGCGGTCAGGAGGAAGCCCGCCGGGCGTTGCTGGCCACGCGTGGGCTGGGGCTGCTGGCCCAGGAACGCCGCGCCCGCACCGCCTACACGGCGGGGTATTACGACGGCGCACTGCGTTATCTGCGAGACGAAACGGCCCGCACCCACCGCGACGATCTGGCCCGCTGGTCCAGCCTGTCCGGTGCCCGCCGCGAGAAGCTGGGGACGCTGCTGGGCGTGACCCGTGCCCCCCTCGGCCCCGCCGCACTGAATCTGGCCGAGGAACTGCTGGAAGCGGTGCGGGACGGGGAATAGCGGGCTGTGAGCAGAGGTAGGGGAAGGCCGGAGCGTTTGCTCTCCGGCCTTTCTCCATTTGAGTCTTCATTTGAGGGGGCGCAATACGGCATGCCCTCCTAGTGTTACACTCCTGCCTGACAGGCACCCGCCTGCAAATTTCCCCCCTCTCTCGGCAGTCCTGTGAGGCTGCGCCCGCCCCGTGAGGCAGGAGAAGGAGTTCCCTATGATCATGTCCCCATTGAGCCGTCAGCAAGCGCTGAGCGGCGTTTTTTTTGTGCCATCAGGCCGCGTGCCGGGGGCTGAAGCATGAGCGGCCCCAAGGCGATCATTCTCAGCACCGACGAGACGCGCCGCGCCCTGACCCGCATTGCCCACGAGATCGTGGAGCGCAATAAGGGTGCGCAGAATCTGGCTCTCATCGGCATCCACACGCGCGGCATTCCGCTGGCTACCCGGCTGGCCGCCAAACTCTCCGAGCTGGAGGGCGTGGATGTGCCCACCGGCATGCTGGACATCACTCTCTACCGCGACGATTTAAGTGAGGTGGCCCACCAGCCGATCATCCGCGAAACGCAGGTGCCCTTCGACATCTCGCAGCGGCGGGTGATTCTGGTGGACGACGTGCTGTACACCGGGCGCACCGTGCGGGCCGCGCTGGATGCGCTGATCGATCTGGGCCGCCCGGCTGGCATTCAACTGGCCGTCCTCGTGGACCGGGGGCACCGTGAGCTGCCCATCCGCGCCGATTACGTGGGCAAGAACCTCCCCACATCAAGTAGCGAAGTGGTGAAGGTCAAGCTGCACGAAACCGACGGCGTGGATAGCGTGGAGCTGTGGGACCTGAGCGAGTTGAAGGCGGAGTTGCGATGACTGCCGCTTCCATCTCTGCCACGGCCCGGCCCCGGCATCTGCTGGACTTTCAGGACTGGTCCCCTGAACGCCTGACGGCCATTCTGGACAACGCCGACACCATGTTGCAGGTGCTGGACCGCCCAGTAAAAAAAGTGCCTGCCCTGCAAGGCCTGACCGTCTGCAACGCCTTTTTCGAGAACTCCACCCGCACCCGCACCAGTTTTGAGCTGGCGGCCCGCCGCATGAGCGCCGACGTGCTGACCTTTGCCGCTGGAAGCAGCAGCGTCAGCAAGGGCGAGAGCCTGCGCGACACGGTGGAGGTGCTGACCGCCTATAAGGTGGACGCCTATATCGTGCGCCACCATGCCGCCGGGGCCGCGCATCTGGTGGCCCGTTACAGCGGAAAACCTGTGATCAACGCCGGGGATGGCCGCCGTGCCCATCCCACCCAGGCGCTGCTGGACGCCTACACGGTGCGCCAGGAATTTGGCAGTCTGGAGGGCAAAAAGGTGGCGATCATCGGCGACGTGCGCCACAGCCGCGTGGCCCGCAGCAACGCCGAGCTGCTGCCCATGCTGGGGGCCGAAGTCGTGCTGTGCGGCCCGGCCACCCTGCTCCCCTCCGATCTGGCCGCGCTGCCAGGCGTGACGCTGACCAGTGACCCGAAGGAAGCGGTGCGCGGCGCACACGCGGTCATGGCCCTGCGCCTGCAAAAAGAGCGCATGGGCGGCGGCTTTCTGGGCAGCTTGCAGGAATACGCCGACACCTATCAGGTCAACGAGGCGCTGATGGCCGAGGCCGAGAGCGGCGCAATCGTGCTGCATCCCGGCCCCATGAACCGCGATCTGGAAATCAGCGGCGAGGCGGCGGACGGCGCGAGGAGCCGCATTTTGCAACAGGTGGAAAATGGGCAGGCGATCCGAATGAGCGTGCTGTATCACCTTTTGGTGGGGCGGGATTGAAATTAACCGCCCTCCTGTCCTGCGCTCTGCTCTGCGGCTGCCAGCCCACTCAAACCCAGACCGCAGTTCCATCCACGGTCATAGCCCAGTCTCCCGAACAGACTGCAGCCCGCGCCTATCTGGCCGAAGTTCGCGCCTCGCTGAACGTTGCGTATCTCAAAGACCGTGAAACCACCACTTCCGGCGACTGCGACAGCCCGCGCTTCGAGGACATCTCGCCGCCCCAGCTCTTGAAAGTCGAGGCATGCCGCCTGTCCATTGGGTCCAGCGCCGACTACCGCATCGAGGTTCGCTTCGTGGGTGGTCAGAGCTGGATCGCGGACCCCGGCGGTATTCGTCAGGCCGGAGCCGAAGCCCTGCAATTGCTGAATTGAAGCCCCCTCTCTGACCGAGGTTCCCATGACACTGACCATCACCAACATCAAGCGTCCCAATTCCACCACAACCGAATCCATTACCCTTGAGAACGGCGTCATCAAGGGCTGGAACATTCCGGCAGAGGGGAAGACCATTGACGGACAGGGCGGCACTGTGGCCCCCGCATTGATCGAGCTGCACGCCCACCTGCGCGAGCCGGGGCAGACTGAGAAGGAAGATCTGGCCTCGGGCCTCGCGGCGGCGGCAGCAGGGGGCTACGGAACAGTGGTCTGCATGCCCAACACCGTACCCGTCATCGACGATCCGGCCATCGTCCGCAGCCTGATCGAGAAGGCGAACGGGCTGGGCTTCGCGCACCTGCATCCGGCGGCGGCGCTGACCAAGGGGCAGAACGGCGAGGCGTTGGCCGAACTGACCTATCTGAAAGACGCCGGGGCCGCCATGTTTACCGACGACGGACGCACCAACGAGAACGCGCGGGTGCTGCGGCTGGGGCTGGAATACGCGGGCAGCCTGGGGATGATGGTCAGCGTTCATGCCGAGGACGCTTCGTTGCGCGCCGACGGTGTGATGAACGAGGGGGCAGTCAGCGAGGCGCTGGGCCTGCCCGGCAATCCGGCAGCGGCGGAGGCGGCCCGCGTGGCGCGCGATCTGGAGATTCTGGCGGGGCTGCACGCGCAGGGATCGAAAGCCCACCTACACGTCCAGCACCTGTCCACCGCCCGCGCTCTGGAACTCGTGCGCGGCGCAAAGGCACTCGGGCTGAATGTGACCTGCGAGGTCTGCCCGCACCACCTGACCCTGACCGACGAGGCGCTACGCGGCTTTGATGCCCTCTACAAAGTGGCCCCGCCTCTGCGAACGCAGAATGATGCCGACGCCCTGCTGGAAGGTCTGAAGGACGGCACGGTGGACTGTATCGCCACCGATCACGCCCCCCACACCCGCGCCGAGAAGGAACGTGACTTGCTGGACGCTCCCAGCGGCATCGCCTACATCGAACTGGCCTTTCCGCTGATGTACACGCGCTTTGGTGCAGACCTGGGGCTGGAAAAACTGCTAGACCTGATGACGGCTGCCCCCGCCCGCCTAATGGGCTGGCCCGTGCCCTCGCTGGAAGCTGGTGCGCCCGCCGATCTGGTGCTTCTTGATCTGGAGACCGAACGGGAAGTCAAACCTGCCGAATTCAAGACCAAGGCCAAATTCACGCCCTGGGCTGGGGAAATGCTGAAAGGCTGGCCGCTGCTGACTGTGGTGGGCGGGCAGGTGGCGTACCGCCGGGAGTGAGCTTTCAGTAAGCGATGCCTACCCGGTAGCCGACATGCTCCCGCTCTAGCAACTCGGCGTAGGCAAAGGCCGCCGTGTCCCCGGTGGAAATCTGCTGTCCGTCTACTGGCAGGTAATCCCGCTCTATCCGGTAACCACCCACGGCTTCGCCGTCTGGCAGGTAGGTGGGGCAGACCACCGTCCAATCCAGCGCGGAGCCGCGCAGCATCTCGTAGGCCCGCTGGTGTTCCTCTGCTGCGAAGGTCTGCTTGCGCTGGGATTCGTTCGACTGGTAGCGCAGTTTGCCCGGTTCGGTGCGGCTGTCCAGAATGCCTGCCGTTCCAATCGTCACGATTCTGGAAACGCCTTGCGCTTTCATTCCGGCGATGATGGCTGCCGTCGCTTCTGTCAGCGTGGTTGTCGTATCGGTGCTGAGGGCGCTGATCACGGCGTCCACCCCGGCGATCAGCCGCTCCACCGTTCCTGCATCCCGCGCGTCTCCCTGAACCAGCGTCAGCCCTTGCCGTGGCTCCCGTCCATCCAGAGTCCGCACCAGGGCTTTGACTGCGTGGCCGTCCTGCAAGGCGCGGCGGACGATTTCACTTCCCGTTCGCCCAGTCCCGCCAAAAATCGCAATGTTCATCTGTATTGCCTCCTCTTTGATCTTCCACGTCTTTGTGCCGCTCCGTATCTCTGCTGGCTTAAAAAGCCTTGAACTCCCTGATTAGAAGGGAGCGTTCTCGCCCGTCGTCTCCGCTTTGGTGTCAGTTGAGTGGTCCGGCGCTGGCCCCCTCTTCTCGCCTGCACACTTGCGCTGGATTTCGTCCTCTACACTTCTGCCATGCAGGCCCCCCCTCTGGTCAACCCGCAGGTTCAGGCCCTGCTCTCGCGTGAGCGCACGCTGCTGGCCGATCTCCAGGCGTTTCTGGAAACCCAGGGTGCGCCGCCCGAAGTGGTGGAACACGCCCGCACGGCGGCCCGCAGCCTGGACGAAACCTTCTTGCTGGTGGTGGTGGGCGAATTCAACGCGGGCAAGAGCAGCTTTGTGAATGCGCTGCTGGGCGCGCAGGTGCTGCCCGAAGGCGTCACGCCCACCACGGACCGCATTTATGTTCTGGTCCACGGCGAAAAGGCCGGGCAGATGGAAGCCACCAAAGACCCCTTCGTCAGCCGCCTGACCTACCCGCTGCCCAGTCTGGAGGGGGTGGCGCTGGTAGATACCCCCGGCACCAACGCGATCATCCGCCAGCATCAGGCGCTGACCGAGGGCTTCCTGCCGCGCGCCGATCTGGTGCTGTTTCTGACCAGTTCTGACCGCCCGTTCACGGAGTCTGAACGCCAGTTCCTGAGTCTGGCCGCCCGCTGGGGCCGCAGCGTGATCATGGTGGTCAACAAGGCCGATCTACTGGAAACCCAGGAGCAGAAGATGCAGGTGCGCGAATTTGTGGAGACCGGGGCGCGCGGCGTGCTGGGCCTGACACCTCCGGTGCTGCTGATCAGCGCGCGGGCCGAGCAGCGCGGCGGCGATCCGGGCTTCCATGCCCTACGTGAGGTGCTGAAGATGCGCCTGTCACAGACCGAGCGCACCCGCCTCAAGCTGCAAAGCCCGCTAGGAACGGCGGCGGAGCTGCTGTCAGGCGAGGTTACCCGCGCCGACGCCGCCCGCCAGACCCTCAGTGAAGACCTGAGCATCCTGCGCGATCTGGAGGCCCAGCGCGAACACCACCGCGTGACCATGCTGGGCGAGCTGGACGGTCAACTGAACCGCGTGGCCCGCCTGCTCTCTGAGTTCGAGGTGCGTGCGGACCGCTTTATCGACGATAAATTGCGCTTCGGCAATATCCGGGGCCTGCTGAACAGCCGCCAGATGGAAGGGGAGTTCAGGAGCGAGGCCGTGGCTGACTTACCCGACGTGATTGACCGGCAGTTCGGCAGCATGATCGACCGTTTCGTGGAAGCCAATCTGAACTTCTGGGAGGACGTGCAGGCGTTTTTAATCCGCCGCCAACCGTCGAACGAGGTGGCCCGTACCCGTTTCGCCTATGACCGGGGCGCGCTGCTGGAGAGCATTGCCGGGAGTGCCCACGATCATCTGGAAAACGTCACTGAGAACGAGCTGGCCCGCCAACTGGCCCGCGACGCGGAAGATGCCATGAAGGGCGCGGTGGGCGGACTGGCCGGTGGGCTGGGTATCGGCGCGGGCCTGGGCGCACTGATCGGCGCGTCGGCGCTGGATTTCACGGGTGGCATTCTGGCGGGCTTAACCCTGGGTAGCCTGGGCCTGTTCGTGCTGCCCAACAAGAGATTGCAGGCGCACCGGCAGTTGCGGAGCAAGGTGGAGAATCTGCGCGCCGCCCTGGAAACCATCGTTCGCCGCGAATACGAGCGCGAGCAGGAACGGGCTGATGCCCGCCTGCGCGACGCCATCAGCCCGTATACCCGTTTCACTGAGCAGGAGCAGACGCGGTTGGAAGGCGCGAAGACGCGGGCCGCCGAACTGGGCGGGGAACTGGAGGCGCTGCGCGAAGAGGTCAAGGGACTGAATTAAGTGGATGCCGGCGCGCGGGTTGCCGCCTCTTTTTCCACCTTCCCCAGTCCGCTGGCGTGTGCTACAGTCGCAAGGCTTGTCGGATTCTGTCCGGCGTGCTGCCAGGCCCCGCCCCAGCAACGCTGGTGGGGCTGAGCGCAGGCCCCCGGGCACAGCAAAAAAATCCGGCGCGGATTTTAAGGAGAAACCATCATGTCGAAAGTATGCGAAGTATGCGGAAAGGGACCGATTGTCGTGAACTCGGTCATCCGCCGGGGTAAGGCCCGTGCGGCGGGCGGCGTGGGCCGCAAGGTCACCGGCGTTTCCAAGCGGGTCCAGAAGCCCAACCTCCAGCCCCTCACCGTCACGCGTGCGGGCATCAGCCTGCGTCTGCGGGTCTGCTCCAAGTGCCGCAAGAGCCTGACCTGAACTGAACTCAGGAATGGATCGCGCCCTCCTCCAGATTGGAAGGGGGCGCATTTTATTGGTTTCAAATATTGGTGATTCCGGCTCTCGTCGTTTCCACCTCAAGTGTGTGTGGGGCTTCAGGGATCTCTGGAGGCACTGTCGTCGTCCGGAGGACTGACCTGGGCTTGGGGTTTCGGCTTGCGGTCCATCACGAAACTGCCGATTAGCAGGGCAAGGGTGCCCCCCACCACGCAACTGTCTGCAATATTGAAGATTGGGAAGTCGCCCTGCCCGATGGCCCGCGTGATGGCGCTGAGCGGGGGCGCATGGATCATGTCCGTGACCTGCCCGAAGCGTAGGCCGTCAATGGCGTTGCCGACGGCCCCCGCCGAGATCATGGCCAGCACGACACTCAGAAAGCGGTGCTGCGGGCGCACGTACAGGTAGACCAGAATGCCCAGCCCCACCAGCAGGCGGCCCAGCGCCAAGGGTGCGGCGCTGCCACTGAACATGCTCCAGGCCGCGCCGGTATTAAAGGTCAGAAGCCATTCCAGCACGCCAGGAATCACCACCTGCGCGGGCAGGCCGGGTTGCAGGTTCGCCAGCGCCCATGCCTTGAGCGCCTGATCCGCCACGATCAGCACGGCGGCGATCAGCAGTGGCAGCCAGAAGGCGGAGCGGGAAGCACGGTCGGTCAACGTCGGCACGCCGCGCAGTATATGGAGTACGGCCCCTGAACAGGGGAAGGCATGAAGAGAGACGTGCAGCAGACGCACTTCATCCTCCTGCCACCTTCTGCCGCCAGAAGGCGCGGCACAATGGGCGCTATGGCAAACGTCGAATCCTTCGATCTGGACCACACCAAGGTCAACGCTCCCTACGTCCGACTGGCTGGGGTCAAGACCACCCCGCACGGCGACAGCATCAGCAAGTACGACCTGCGGCTGCTTCAGCCCAATGCTGGGGCTATTGAACCTGCCGCGATCCACACCCTCGAACACCTGCTGGCCGGATACCTACGCGATCACCTGAACGACATCGTGGACGTGTCTCCGATGGGCTGCCGCACCGGCATGTACATGGCGGTCATCGGCGAACCAGACGAACAGGGCGTTCTTAAAGCCTTCGAGGCTGCCTTGCAGAACACTGCCGCGCATGACCTTCCTATCCCCGGTGTCAGCGAACTGGAGTGCGGCAACTTCCGTGACCATGATCTGGCGGCGGCCCGCAAGCACGCCCAGGACGCGCTGGACGGGGGGTTAAAGGTGCAAAAAACCATTCTGCTGGAGCGGTCCTGAGAAGCAGATCGTGCAGGGGGGTTGACAGTTCTGGGAATCCCCTGTATCTTTTCTGAGCCTCCAACGAGGCGGGAAGCATGACAACCGAGCGTGAAAGAGCGAGAGAGACGCGAAATAACCTGCGTTGACCTCCATCCCAACCTGTCTTCGGACTGGGGCAGATAGAGGCCACGCATTGAGAATCAGAAGGAAAGGTCAAGATACTAAGGGTCCACGGTGGATGCCCTGGCACTGGAGCCGATGAAGGACGCGATTACCTGCGAAAAGCCCTGACGAGCCGGAGATACGCTTTGACTCAGGGATGTCCGAATGGGGAAACCCACCTGTTTACAGGTACTTCCGTAAGGAAGAGGGAACGCGGGGAACTGAAACATCTCAGTACCCGCAGGAGAAGAAAGAGACATCGATTCCGTCAGTAGCGGCGAGCGAACCCGGATCAGCCCAAACCCGCAAGCTTGCTTGTGGGGGTTGTAGGACCAGTTTTTAGGATTCATGTTCTTTAACCGAAGCTTTTGGAAAGAAGCGCCGCAGCGGGTGACAGCCCCGTAGGTGAAAAGGAACGTGACCGTACTGGCACCTGAGTAGGTCGTTGTTCGTGAAACGATGACTGAATCCGCGCGGACCACCGCGCAAGGCTAAATACTCCCAGTGACCGATAGCGAATAGTACCGTGAGGGAACGGTGAAAAGAACCCCGGAAGGGGAGTGAAAGAGAACCTGAAACCGTGGACTTACAAGCAATCACTGCTCCATACGAGTGTAGTGGTGTGCCTATTGAAGCATGAGCCGGCGACTTAGACCTAACGTGCAAGCTTAAGTCAATGAGACGGAGGCGGAGCGAAAGCGAGTCCGAATAGGGCGACGATAGTACGTTGGGCTAGACTCGAAACCAGGTGAGCTACGCATGACCAGGTTGAAACTCCCGTGAAAGGGAGTGGAGGACCGAACCGGTGCCTGCTGAAACAGTCTCGGATGAGTTGTGTGTAGGAGTGAAAAGCTAACCGAACCTGGAGATAGCTAGTTCTCCCCGAAATGTATTGAGGTACAGCCTC comes from the Deinococcus sp. AJ005 genome and includes:
- the lspA gene encoding signal peptidase II, with the protein product MPTLTDRASRSAFWLPLLIAAVLIVADQALKAWALANLQPGLPAQVVIPGVLEWLLTFNTGAAWSMFSGSAAPLALGRLLVGLGILVYLYVRPQHRFLSVVLAMISAGAVGNAIDGLRFGQVTDMIHAPPLSAITRAIGQGDFPIFNIADSCVVGGTLALLIGSFVMDRKPKPQAQVSPPDDDSASRDP
- the rpmB gene encoding 50S ribosomal protein L28; translated protein: MSKVCEVCGKGPIVVNSVIRRGKARAAGGVGRKVTGVSKRVQKPNLQPLTVTRAGISLRLRVCSKCRKSLT
- the pyrR gene encoding bifunctional pyr operon transcriptional regulator/uracil phosphoribosyltransferase PyrR; translated protein: MSGPKAIILSTDETRRALTRIAHEIVERNKGAQNLALIGIHTRGIPLATRLAAKLSELEGVDVPTGMLDITLYRDDLSEVAHQPIIRETQVPFDISQRRVILVDDVLYTGRTVRAALDALIDLGRPAGIQLAVLVDRGHRELPIRADYVGKNLPTSSSEVVKVKLHETDGVDSVELWDLSELKAELR
- a CDS encoding NAD(P)-dependent oxidoreductase, which produces MNIAIFGGTGRTGSEIVRRALQDGHAVKALVRTLDGREPRQGLTLVQGDARDAGTVERLIAGVDAVISALSTDTTTTLTEATAAIIAGMKAQGVSRIVTIGTAGILDSRTEPGKLRYQSNESQRKQTFAAEEHQRAYEMLRGSALDWTVVCPTYLPDGEAVGGYRIERDYLPVDGQQISTGDTAAFAYAELLEREHVGYRVGIAY
- a CDS encoding dynamin family protein, producing MQAPPLVNPQVQALLSRERTLLADLQAFLETQGAPPEVVEHARTAARSLDETFLLVVVGEFNAGKSSFVNALLGAQVLPEGVTPTTDRIYVLVHGEKAGQMEATKDPFVSRLTYPLPSLEGVALVDTPGTNAIIRQHQALTEGFLPRADLVLFLTSSDRPFTESERQFLSLAARWGRSVIMVVNKADLLETQEQKMQVREFVETGARGVLGLTPPVLLISARAEQRGGDPGFHALREVLKMRLSQTERTRLKLQSPLGTAAELLSGEVTRADAARQTLSEDLSILRDLEAQREHHRVTMLGELDGQLNRVARLLSEFEVRADRFIDDKLRFGNIRGLLNSRQMEGEFRSEAVADLPDVIDRQFGSMIDRFVEANLNFWEDVQAFLIRRQPSNEVARTRFAYDRGALLESIAGSAHDHLENVTENELARQLARDAEDAMKGAVGGLAGGLGIGAGLGALIGASALDFTGGILAGLTLGSLGLFVLPNKRLQAHRQLRSKVENLRAALETIVRREYEREQERADARLRDAISPYTRFTEQEQTRLEGAKTRAAELGGELEALREEVKGLN
- a CDS encoding dihydroorotase, encoding MTLTITNIKRPNSTTTESITLENGVIKGWNIPAEGKTIDGQGGTVAPALIELHAHLREPGQTEKEDLASGLAAAAAGGYGTVVCMPNTVPVIDDPAIVRSLIEKANGLGFAHLHPAAALTKGQNGEALAELTYLKDAGAAMFTDDGRTNENARVLRLGLEYAGSLGMMVSVHAEDASLRADGVMNEGAVSEALGLPGNPAAAEAARVARDLEILAGLHAQGSKAHLHVQHLSTARALELVRGAKALGLNVTCEVCPHHLTLTDEALRGFDALYKVAPPLRTQNDADALLEGLKDGTVDCIATDHAPHTRAEKERDLLDAPSGIAYIELAFPLMYTRFGADLGLEKLLDLMTAAPARLMGWPVPSLEAGAPADLVLLDLETEREVKPAEFKTKAKFTPWAGEMLKGWPLLTVVGGQVAYRRE
- a CDS encoding S-ribosylhomocysteine lyase is translated as MANVESFDLDHTKVNAPYVRLAGVKTTPHGDSISKYDLRLLQPNAGAIEPAAIHTLEHLLAGYLRDHLNDIVDVSPMGCRTGMYMAVIGEPDEQGVLKAFEAALQNTAAHDLPIPGVSELECGNFRDHDLAAARKHAQDALDGGLKVQKTILLERS
- a CDS encoding aspartate carbamoyltransferase catalytic subunit — encoded protein: MTAASISATARPRHLLDFQDWSPERLTAILDNADTMLQVLDRPVKKVPALQGLTVCNAFFENSTRTRTSFELAARRMSADVLTFAAGSSSVSKGESLRDTVEVLTAYKVDAYIVRHHAAGAAHLVARYSGKPVINAGDGRRAHPTQALLDAYTVRQEFGSLEGKKVAIIGDVRHSRVARSNAELLPMLGAEVVLCGPATLLPSDLAALPGVTLTSDPKEAVRGAHAVMALRLQKERMGGGFLGSLQEYADTYQVNEALMAEAESGAIVLHPGPMNRDLEISGEAADGARSRILQQVENGQAIRMSVLYHLLVGRD